Below is a window of Pseudodesulfovibrio sp. 5S69 DNA.
ACGGGACAAATCAATGTCTATTTCCCACAGAAGGAAAAATCCTGAGAATCCATTCAATAAGGGGTGCCACCACGCAGGCTCGTTCGTCCCCCGCATAAAGCGGTGGCCGTGGGGGAATTTCGACAACGGCAGATGTTTAGATATCTGTCGTTTGTCCGGCGGGGGTGCTGTGCTTCAGCCTGGCGTTTGGATGTGAAAGTGTGCCGTTTGGAAATGAACGGCAGCGAAGTGTTTGGTGTTACGGCATGTTAGTGCCTACTTAAGCGTTCATCAGTTTAGACTTCCTCAAAACTTATGAACGCGCCTTGGGTGCGTTTTACCTCCTTCTGGTTACTCAACCTGACTGGTTATGCCCTGTCGTATCACCCCGGGAAATCGCCGCGCAAGGTTCGGCGGAGGGGGTTCTGTCCTCCCGCCGATTTTCCCGCGAGCATGACGCAAGCAGCCGCCACGGCAAGGCCAAGCCCTTCGGGCGACCGGCTTTGGCCGGTCTGCCTTGCCCCGACGACTTTGCTTGCGTCGTCATCCACGCAGGCGGCGACGAGAGGGATGGCGGGTTCGACTCCGGCTTAAGAGATAGCTCAAGAAAGGCTAAAACCGATGAAGGTAGTAGAAGCTCCGATTGCCGCATTGAGCAAAGAACGCGTCATGATTTTTGATTTCTTCTCTGGAACCGCGACCCTCGGGGTAGCATCCAATACGTTGGGCCGGAAATTCAAGATGGTCGAGTACGGTTTTCGAAACCACATTGCGACATGAGATGGTGTCTTCTGGGTCGATCGGAGCTAGGTTCAACCCAGTCAATTCAATATGCAAGGCAAAGTCTACCGCTCGGTTCGACTCCATCCGAGGGAAATCATGTTTCAGGTCTCGCTGCAACCTTCCCGGTAGAAGACGTCAACCAAGCGGTCCAGCCTTTACGGTGTAAACAAGAATTCCGTTGCCTGACAGTCCGCATCTCCCTGGCGGCTACTTTGCGACTCGCCGGATATTCATCTTTCGTATTCGCGTCGACAAGGTGGTCGGCTTCAGCCCCAACAGGGCGGCGGCGCCGTCGGGGCCGTAGATCTTCCCTTTGCACCGCGCCAATGCCTTGGCTATGTTGTTCGCCTGCAACCGGATCATTTCCTCCTCGGTCAACACAGCGTCACCCGCCTCTGAAACGACCGACCCGGGACAGGGCTTACGTTCTTCCCCGATTCCACCGAACAACTCGACCCGAGCCGCCCCCGCAATGGACGAAATGGCGAACCGTTCGACAATGTTTTGCAGTTCGCGGACATTTCCCTGCCAATTGTACTCGACAAGTTGGGCAAGCTGTTCCGGATTGAATCTGAGAGCCGGGCGATTCATGGCCTTCAGGGAACGCTTGAGAAAGTACTCGGCCAGCGGGGCGATGTCCTCTCTCCGGGCGCGCAGGGGCGGGACCGTGATGGGGAAGACATTGAGCCGGAAATAGAGGTCCTCCCGGAATCGCCCGGCCTCGACTTCCTTTTGCAGGTCCCGGTTGGTGGCCGCAATGACGCGTACGTCCACCTTACGGACCTTTTCCTCTCCAATCCGTTCGTATTCCCCTTCCTGAAGGACGCGGAGGAGTTGGGCCTGGAGTTCGAGCGGGATTTCGCCCACTTCGTCTAGAAACAGGGTCCCCTGGTTGGCGACACCGAACTTGCCTTCCCGGTGGGTGTGCGCCCCGGTGAACGCTCCCTTGACGTGACCGAAAAACTCGCTGGCGAAGAGTTCCTTGGGAATCGATGCGCAATTCACTTTGATGAGCGGCTTGTTGCTCCGTTCGCTTCGCTGGTGCAATTCGCGAGCGACCAGTTCCTTGCCGGTGCCGGACTCGCCCTGGATAAGCACGTTGGCATCGGTGGGGGCGACCAGGTCGATTTGCTGGATAATACGTTGCAGGGCAAGGCTGCGGCCTATGAATCCCCCATAAAAACTGGTCTCGCTCAGTTCTTCGCGCAGGAGACTGTTTTCGGCTTCGAGCTGGCCTTTCAGTTTTTCGATTTGTTCGAATGCCCTGGTATTCACAAGGGCGGTGGCTGCGTGGTTGGCGAGGATCTGCAAAATGTCCAACGCCGGTTTGTTGATTTTCGTCGCCGTGAAGACGGCCAGCACGCCGAGGATCTCGCCGTGAAATCGCATGGGTTGTCCTGCGAAGCCGTTGATCCCTTCCTCCTTGGCCCACTCCGGGTAGGCTATCCATTTGGAGTCCTCGGGAATCGACTCGACGACCACGGGTTGCCCCGTAGCCGCAATATGCCCGACCTTTCTCACGCCCATGGGGAACCGTTTGAACTTTCCGTCCAAACGACTCCAGTCGAGGGTCTCTCCACAGGACGAATGTCCAGCGCTGGCAACCAGATGCAGGCAGAGCTCCCTGTTTGGGCACTCGTCGGCCATGAGGCAGGAGGAGCAGATGTCCCCTTCCTTGATGAGCCAGATCCGAGCGAGCAACACTTCCTCGAATGCGAAAAGGCGATCGACGACAAGGCTGAAGAGCGCCTCGGTCGAACGTTGCTCCCCCATCGCCAGAAGTAACGACTGAATGTCCATATTACTGAAATGAAAAGTTTGATCGGCAGTCATGGCGTATAATTAAACGAAACGACCACCCATCACAACACAAATGGTTCTCGCGCGGGCTCTGGTGAAGAAAGGGGGGCGCACCATACGGGAGGGAGCCAAGGGAGGTGACGAGACGACTGTAGGTCTGGCTCGACGCGCCCTCCCTTTCTTCAGGCCGGGTGTCTATGATTTACGTGGCGCGCCGCAGTCCGAAAAAATGATGGGTGCCAAGGAGCGCAACCCCCAGAAGCATGACCGCTGTTCCCGCCGTATGCGCCTCGGGGAGGAAGCGCTGCAGGCACAAGAGCGCGAAGCCGGTCGCGCACACAGCCAGGCCCACGATTTGCGGCAGTTGCATATACAGGCCGCAGGTCTTTTCCCGGTGGTCGATATCGGATGCCGGGAACTCGAACCACAGCCGGTTCCAGGCCAAGGCGAATAACACGGCCAGGGTGGCTCCCCAGGCCATGTGGACGGGCAGTAGATAGGCGGGCATGGGCAGCGGCAGGATGGCCGGAATGGCTGCCGTAGCGGCGGCCGGCGGATGGTCGGCGTCGAAAATCTGCATGAGGGCGGCGGCGAACATCACCGCGAAACCGAGCTTGAGCGCGACCGCATACCCGATTTCCGCCCCCAGAAGAGAACCTGCCCAACACCCCGCCAATCCGCCTATCGAAGCGACGAAATGCCCGACGATTACGGGCTTGGGCCGGGCCACCCGAAGGAAGACGCAGGTCGAATTGATGAAGCACGTCGCGGCCAAGGGAGGGAAAAGGACCGCAATGCCAGTCAGCTTGGAGGCGATGGCGATGACCGCCAGCAGCAGGCCGCCGCCGAGCGACCCCCACAACAGGCGCGAAAGGGAGATCACCCCCGGGCGGTAGACCTCGGGCGCGAATTCCTCCCGGCACAGGGAGGCCACTCTGAATTGCACTGAACCGGATTTGAACAACATCGATACGTCCTTTTTTCCCCACGGCCCGCCACGGTCGGCGGAGCCGGAGGTTTGCACGGCCCGCTCCCGAACGGCGCCCCGCTGGACGGAGGCCGGGAGCGGGCATGCAGGCTGTTGGTTAAAACCGTTCATGGAAGGGGAGAAGGCCCGCGCCGTAGGGGCGCCTCGGACGCGGACATCCTCCCTCCTCCGGCCAGGCTACGCCCAGCCCAGCTTCCTGCGGGCGGCCTCGAAGTCGTTGATGATCATCGCGGCAACCTTCTGCGGGTCGGGATCAACGTTCATGCAGGAGCCGAGCAGTTCTCTCGTACCGCCGTAAAGGAAGTCGCGGACCTTTTTCGACCCCTGCACCGGGGCGTGCACGCAGTGATAGGAGTCAAAGCCGAGCATGCGGAAGGCCAGCGCCGCGCCCACGCCCTTCTCGTTGGACCATTCCGGCGTGACCTCGGCAAACGGCATGTCCTTGATGGGATGCCCGGCGAAGCCGGCTATGGTCGCGAAGGTGCCCACGGCATGCGCATTGTCGATGCATTCGCCGAAGTGCAGGACCGGCGGCAGGTTGTCGCCGAGGAACGCCTTGAGGCTGTCACCGCACTTTTCCCGAGCCTCGGGCCTGCAGTAGCCGAGCTTGGCCATGGGGAATGAGGCGCAGCCGTTGGTGAAGACCAGGATGTTGTTCTTCAGCAGGATGTCGACGATGTCGACGATGGCCTTTTCGAAGACAATGCGGGTATTGGTGCAGCCAGCCAGGTTGATAATGCCCCGGATCTTGCCTTCCTTCAGGGCTTCGGCGATGGGTTCCACGCTGCCGTGGAAGTGTTCGCTCAGCACCTCAAGGCCGAAGCCGACCTGGGCCTCCATCTCGTAGGGCGGGATGTGCCGTTTAACATCACGGCGGTTGGTGAAGCTCTCGATGGCGCGGGTGACGATCTTCTCGGCCAACTCGGGCAGCTTGTCCAGATCCTCCAGGTCGCGCTTGTAGCCGATGTGTTCGGCCCCGGGCAGCCGGTTGGACTCGTTGGTGGTCACGACCACGGTCTTGTAGCAGTTGGCCACGTCCATGATGCCGGGGAAGACCTCCTGGATGTCCGCCAGCCACAGGTCGAGCGCGCCGGTGGCGACCACCAGCTCGGAGCCGTTGGCGTTGGACAGGGGAATGACCCCGCCCAGGCGGTACATGGAGGACAGGCCGGAGCAGCAGATGCCGTAGAACTGGATGCCCTTGGCCCCGGCCTCCTCGGCCATCTTGACGAACTTGTCTGTGCGGGCGGTCTCAATGACCTTCATGGCCATCATCGGGGCGTGGCCGTGAATGGCGATGTTGACCGTGTCCGTGCGCAGTGCACCCAAGTTGGCCTTGATGGTGCTGCGGTGCGGGACGCCGTAGAGGCAATCCTGGGCGATGGAGCCGCCGACCACACTATTCATGGAGAAGGTCAGGCCCAGGCGAAGGAAATGGTCCATGGCTTTGCGCCAGTCGCCCTGGGTGCCGACCGTGGTCTGATGCAGCGCCTCAAAGACTTCATGATAGGAGCTGATCGGGGTCAGGCCGAGCTCTTCCCATACCTTCTGGCGCTCGGCCGGGGCGATGGCCTTGAGGGTCTTGTGCGTGCCGGGCACGGTCCGGCTCATGTCTTCGAGCAGGATGTCGGCGATCTCGCCGGCCAGGGCCTCGACAGTCTTGCCCTCGGTCTCCAGCCCGTAGGCCTTGGCCACGCCCATGACCTTGTCTTTGCCGACGATGGGCAGATCGACATTGCCCTCGGCGGCCTTCTTCATGGTCAGCATGACCTCGCGGGCACGGGCGCCGTGTCCGGCCACGCCGCCGGCCGCTGAACGGACCATGTTGCGTGCCACGATAAGATCGGCGTTGGCCCCGCAGGTTCCCCTCGGGGAACGCTCCGTGATCTTGCACGGCCCGAGCGAGCAGATGCGGCAGCAGACTCCGGCCAGGCCGAAAGTACAGTGCGGTTTCTGCTTGTCGAACCGATCGAAACAGTTCTCCACACCCTGCTCGTCCATGTACTTGAGCATCTCCCGGACCGCCGGGTCCGGGGCGTGGTTCATCACATCCTCCTTGCTGGCGAAGGACTCGCGGTAGGCTTTGACCGCATCCTTGTAGTCGGTGAAATCGTTGTCATGGTGGTGATGGCCGTGACCATGGTCATGCGAATGGTTGTCGCCGCACATAAAAGCACTCCTTGGCTTGAAGATTAATCAGCAAGCGGCGGCGCGTATCGCAAGGCCGGACGGAAAACCCGCCTGGACCGAGCGTCCTTCCCGGACAGCGCCGCCAGACCGCAAACCCTCTTGACCTAAGGCAATCGCCGTGCCAGCGCCGTGTGGGGCTTAACTGCTTGAGATGACGGCGCATTCATTAAAGAGCACGTTTGCGGCACAACGCGATTACGTTGGAAATCAACATTCCGTTTTCTCTTCAACGTTATTTTGTTGTGCAGCCCGATGACAAAGGGGTGGGAAGCACGAACGAGCGGCCGCCGTCGGAGGATTTCAGATCGCCGAAGGATGAAATTGCAGTTCGCTCGAAAGCTGTGACGCAAGACAACCGCGCGCTGTCATGGGACTTTTTCCGCATCAATCCGGACCCTGGCCAAAATGGGTCCTGCCTTGGTGGCGAGGGGCGAAACCAAGGCATGCTCCTTGCTTTGTGAGGAAGACTCATTGCGAGTATCCATTCCAAAAGTTCACTCCCGCAGGTCGGCAGAGACATAATAAACGCCATCAACCAGCCTAAAACTCACCGATTTTGTACTGCGGGAGTGAACAACAAACTCAGGAGACAGACAGTATGACCTATAGCGAGATGCAAACCGTGTTGATGAAAGAGCTGCGCCTGTACCATTACCCGGTCGCGGTCAAATTCTTCTTCGACGAGAACGAGCTGAAGGAATTTCAGGAGAATGCGCCGGAAATACACGCGCCGCTCAAGCCCATGACCTTCTGCCAGTGGGAGATCGCGGCCCGCATGCAGGGTCAGATCGTCTACGGCGATGTTGACGGCCTCGGCTGCGGCAATGCCCGCTTCTGTTTCGGATGGAAGGACCTGGATGATGCCGAGATCAAGGGCCACGCCAAGTATGTCCAGGATCTTGAACAGGCGAAACGCTTCGTCGTCAGCAAGCCCATGCTCGAGACCAAGCCGCTCGGCATCGCAGTGGCCCCGCTCGGCTCCATCGACGGCCTGTACGAGCCGGACACGGTGCATTTCTACTGCGACAACATGCAGGCCTACCACTTGGCCGTGGATTACATGGCCGCGACCGACACCCATCCGCTCCGCCCGAACATCACCATGAACTCCTCCGCCTGCGGCGGAAACGTCTTCAGTTTCGTCGAGCAGGAGTTCAACATGCTTCCCGCCTGCTCCGGCAGCTACAATGCGGGCAAGACCGAACGCGGCGAGATCAACGTGATCATTCCCGGCAACAAGTTCGCAGTCACCTTCCAGCGGCTCATGGACCGCATTAAGAAGGCGAGCAGCTCCATCACCCGTCCCGGTGACGGGTTCCCCGGCGCGGACATCTGCAAGAACTGTCCGCTGATCATCTTCAAGAAGCAATAGACCGCATCCAGACCATAAGATGACAGGCGGCTCCCGACGGGGCCGCCTTTTTTCGCGCCGACGACCGACGCAAAAATATGGGGCGGCCCGCTTGTTCGGCGGGCCGCCCCTTTTACGTCGCGTGTCGGGCTATGCGAGGGACTAGCGCCAGCACAGGTTCGACCGCGCCTCGTCGAAGTCGGCGAGGATCATCGCGGCGAGCTTCTTGGGATCGGTGTCCACCTTCATGCTGGAGCCGAGCAGCTCCCGGGTGCCGCCATAGAG
It encodes the following:
- a CDS encoding HPP family protein, whose amino-acid sequence is MLFKSGSVQFRVASLCREEFAPEVYRPGVISLSRLLWGSLGGGLLLAVIAIASKLTGIAVLFPPLAATCFINSTCVFLRVARPKPVIVGHFVASIGGLAGCWAGSLLGAEIGYAVALKLGFAVMFAAALMQIFDADHPPAAATAAIPAILPLPMPAYLLPVHMAWGATLAVLFALAWNRLWFEFPASDIDHREKTCGLYMQLPQIVGLAVCATGFALLCLQRFLPEAHTAGTAVMLLGVALLGTHHFFGLRRAT
- the cooS gene encoding anaerobic carbon-monoxide dehydrogenase catalytic subunit, giving the protein MCGDNHSHDHGHGHHHHDNDFTDYKDAVKAYRESFASKEDVMNHAPDPAVREMLKYMDEQGVENCFDRFDKQKPHCTFGLAGVCCRICSLGPCKITERSPRGTCGANADLIVARNMVRSAAGGVAGHGARAREVMLTMKKAAEGNVDLPIVGKDKVMGVAKAYGLETEGKTVEALAGEIADILLEDMSRTVPGTHKTLKAIAPAERQKVWEELGLTPISSYHEVFEALHQTTVGTQGDWRKAMDHFLRLGLTFSMNSVVGGSIAQDCLYGVPHRSTIKANLGALRTDTVNIAIHGHAPMMAMKVIETARTDKFVKMAEEAGAKGIQFYGICCSGLSSMYRLGGVIPLSNANGSELVVATGALDLWLADIQEVFPGIMDVANCYKTVVVTTNESNRLPGAEHIGYKRDLEDLDKLPELAEKIVTRAIESFTNRRDVKRHIPPYEMEAQVGFGLEVLSEHFHGSVEPIAEALKEGKIRGIINLAGCTNTRIVFEKAIVDIVDILLKNNILVFTNGCASFPMAKLGYCRPEAREKCGDSLKAFLGDNLPPVLHFGECIDNAHAVGTFATIAGFAGHPIKDMPFAEVTPEWSNEKGVGAALAFRMLGFDSYHCVHAPVQGSKKVRDFLYGGTRELLGSCMNVDPDPQKVAAMIINDFEAARRKLGWA
- a CDS encoding DUF169 domain-containing protein; this translates as MTYSEMQTVLMKELRLYHYPVAVKFFFDENELKEFQENAPEIHAPLKPMTFCQWEIAARMQGQIVYGDVDGLGCGNARFCFGWKDLDDAEIKGHAKYVQDLEQAKRFVVSKPMLETKPLGIAVAPLGSIDGLYEPDTVHFYCDNMQAYHLAVDYMAATDTHPLRPNITMNSSACGGNVFSFVEQEFNMLPACSGSYNAGKTERGEINVIIPGNKFAVTFQRLMDRIKKASSSITRPGDGFPGADICKNCPLIIFKKQ
- a CDS encoding sigma-54-dependent Fis family transcriptional regulator translates to MTADQTFHFSNMDIQSLLLAMGEQRSTEALFSLVVDRLFAFEEVLLARIWLIKEGDICSSCLMADECPNRELCLHLVASAGHSSCGETLDWSRLDGKFKRFPMGVRKVGHIAATGQPVVVESIPEDSKWIAYPEWAKEEGINGFAGQPMRFHGEILGVLAVFTATKINKPALDILQILANHAATALVNTRAFEQIEKLKGQLEAENSLLREELSETSFYGGFIGRSLALQRIIQQIDLVAPTDANVLIQGESGTGKELVARELHQRSERSNKPLIKVNCASIPKELFASEFFGHVKGAFTGAHTHREGKFGVANQGTLFLDEVGEIPLELQAQLLRVLQEGEYERIGEEKVRKVDVRVIAATNRDLQKEVEAGRFREDLYFRLNVFPITVPPLRARREDIAPLAEYFLKRSLKAMNRPALRFNPEQLAQLVEYNWQGNVRELQNIVERFAISSIAGAARVELFGGIGEERKPCPGSVVSEAGDAVLTEEEMIRLQANNIAKALARCKGKIYGPDGAAALLGLKPTTLSTRIRKMNIRRVAK